The proteins below are encoded in one region of Methanofollis aquaemaris:
- the hxlB gene encoding 6-phospho-3-hexuloisomerase: MEKHVVQDMMGLMASKIASIADMIADAEVESFLQELLCAKRIYVLGAGRSGLVAKAFAMRLMHLGLHSYVVGETVTPAMGEGDVLVVFSGSGKTKTVAELAETVKEIGGRVCLITSNSDSRIGKIADCAVEIESHRDEVKDESAEFEVRQMMGQHKSFAPLGTIFETTSMVFADAIVSRLMEITETNVEDLKCRHANIE, encoded by the coding sequence ATGGAAAAACACGTTGTTCAGGATATGATGGGCCTGATGGCCTCAAAGATTGCCTCTATCGCCGATATGATCGCAGATGCCGAGGTCGAGTCCTTCCTCCAGGAACTCCTCTGCGCAAAGAGGATCTATGTCCTCGGGGCCGGACGCTCGGGGCTGGTGGCGAAGGCCTTTGCCATGCGGCTGATGCATCTCGGGCTGCACTCGTACGTCGTCGGCGAGACCGTCACCCCGGCCATGGGCGAGGGCGATGTGCTGGTGGTCTTCTCGGGCTCGGGCAAGACCAAGACCGTCGCCGAACTTGCGGAGACGGTCAAGGAGATCGGCGGCCGAGTCTGCCTCATCACCTCGAACTCGGACTCGCGGATCGGAAAGATCGCCGACTGCGCCGTCGAGATCGAGAGTCACCGCGACGAGGTGAAGGACGAGTCGGCCGAGTTCGAGGTCAGGCAGATGATGGGCCAGCACAAGTCCTTCGCTCCCCTCGGCACGATCTTTGAGACGACCTCGATGGTCTTTGCAGACGCGATCGTCTCGCGCCTGATGGAGATCACCGAGACCAATGTCGAAGACCTCAAGTGCAGGCACGCCAATATCGAGTGA
- a CDS encoding CHASE4 domain-containing protein: MKVLTFIVLVTICTALALITGIFGVTHLLLDENIETAETSAMIEDCTLLEHGLKSQQNDLALLCRDYATWDDTYAFVQDQNEAYLRSNMVPETFRSSHLDTVLIFDAEGTLFYGAGYDRSNESIVPPAPLLLTHLRANGLIEANTSSGEVASGLVLLPQGPMMISAAPILRSSGDGPAMGVLVFGRFFTEDEIAGIREVTGLPAIFFSPDDPAAFAGIAAPELPDLENPTAVIRSADRSTITGVTLFTDIAGQPALITRVDAPRDLYSGHLAIVTSLIAVIIATCAGLGLLLVGIIYYSVIRRFEEISRTVAAVRKDRDFSHRLPPQKTDEMIMLSASVNDLFSFLEEYIAEKNRYEEELEESREEYRQLFHSANDAIYVIHEKQFSRCNQRALEMLGCRREDTISRSPLDFSPEFQPDGRRSAEAMEAYYALACGGASLRFEWRNQRKDGSSVDTEVTLTRFDLQSGPYLLAIARDITEKKQTEQLKAEAFAQIEENLEQFAILNDEIRNPLQVILAVVELNACDDAEIVMQQVRCINRLVDDLDAGYIESEKVREFLRKHYEIGEKEE, encoded by the coding sequence ATGAAAGTCCTGACATTCATCGTCCTTGTCACCATCTGTACGGCACTTGCCCTGATCACCGGTATCTTCGGGGTCACCCATCTCCTCCTTGATGAGAACATTGAGACGGCCGAGACGTCAGCGATGATCGAGGACTGCACACTGCTGGAGCATGGGCTCAAGAGCCAGCAGAATGACCTTGCTCTCCTCTGCCGGGACTACGCCACATGGGACGACACCTATGCCTTTGTACAGGATCAAAATGAGGCCTATCTTCGATCGAACATGGTCCCCGAAACCTTCCGCTCATCGCACCTTGACACAGTCCTGATCTTTGATGCAGAAGGCACCCTCTTCTACGGGGCCGGGTACGATCGTTCAAACGAGAGCATTGTCCCGCCGGCCCCTCTCCTCCTCACGCACCTGCGTGCAAACGGCCTTATCGAAGCGAACACTTCTTCCGGAGAGGTCGCCTCCGGGCTGGTCCTCCTCCCGCAGGGACCGATGATGATCTCGGCCGCACCCATACTCAGGAGTTCGGGGGACGGCCCTGCAATGGGGGTGCTGGTATTCGGACGGTTTTTCACCGAGGATGAGATTGCCGGGATCCGGGAGGTCACCGGCCTGCCGGCCATATTCTTCTCACCCGACGACCCTGCAGCATTCGCCGGCATTGCAGCACCAGAACTCCCCGACCTGGAGAACCCCACGGCGGTCATCCGATCGGCCGACCGATCGACGATCACAGGAGTGACTCTCTTCACCGACATTGCCGGTCAACCGGCACTCATCACGCGAGTCGACGCCCCGAGAGATCTGTACTCCGGGCATCTTGCCATCGTCACCTCTCTCATCGCCGTCATCATCGCGACATGTGCAGGTCTCGGCCTTCTTCTCGTCGGCATCATCTATTACTCTGTTATCCGCCGTTTCGAAGAGATCAGCAGAACCGTTGCGGCGGTCAGAAAAGACCGGGACTTCTCCCACCGCCTCCCTCCCCAAAAGACCGACGAGATGATCATGCTCTCCGCATCGGTCAACGATCTGTTCTCCTTCCTTGAGGAGTACATCGCTGAAAAGAACCGATACGAAGAGGAACTTGAGGAGTCCAGAGAGGAATACCGCCAGTTGTTCCACTCGGCCAACGATGCCATCTATGTCATCCATGAAAAACAGTTTTCAAGGTGCAACCAGAGGGCACTGGAGATGCTCGGGTGCCGGAGGGAAGATACGATCTCTCGCTCTCCTCTCGATTTCTCCCCCGAATTTCAACCTGACGGCAGACGGTCTGCGGAGGCGATGGAAGCGTACTATGCTCTGGCATGCGGGGGGGCCTCTCTCAGATTTGAGTGGCGCAACCAGAGGAAAGACGGTTCTTCAGTCGATACCGAGGTCACCCTCACCAGGTTTGACCTGCAATCAGGCCCCTATCTCCTCGCCATCGCGAGGGACATCACCGAGAAGAAGCAGACCGAACAACTCAAGGCGGAGGCGTTCGCGCAGATCGAAGAGAACCTCGAACAGTTTGCCATCCTCAACGACGAGATCAGAAACCCCCTTCAGGTCATCCTGGCCGTCGTCGAGTTGAATGCCTGTGATGACGCCGAGATCGTGATGCAACAGGTCAGGTGCATCAACCGCCTCGTCGACGACCTGGACGCCGGATACATCGAGTCTGAGAAGGTGCGGGAGTTTCTCAGGAAGCACTACGAGATCGGGGAGAAAGAGGAATAA
- a CDS encoding putative manganese-dependent inorganic diphosphatase, with protein MNKVYVIGHKHPDTDSICSAIGYAELLNHAEPGKYVAARCGEINPETGFVLEHFGAEEPYFIESVEPNVSDLPFTYPISARADVPTIEVVAKMDEQGVRNMPIVDDDDRLLGLVSEHGLARAYVTRTKIEQLSIAPIKLETLAKILSAEIVVPGPDLLEGMVYIAIDALHVSLSRLGERDVAIVGDNEPAQLALISAGIAALIIADASPVGDRVIHAAQTGNIAVLSTTLDAFGVGKMINLSLPASMVMATDMPRVGTNDPLEYVKGVVSNSKYRTACVVGADDRLLGMISRNTFVDEINKPVILVDHNEYSQAVDGIEKADVLEILDHHRIGAFSTLKPIRFLNEPVGSTSTIVTRKFIEAGIEPDQRTAGLLLSGILSDTLVLRMSTTTPEDRKAVDYLAAIAGVDPEEYGTEMVQQGIELKDVPLHDLLLRDTKHYNLFDRAVVIAQVIVPSFEYSTERAGEIRGVLEGLRAEAGADIFIALFTNVFENASDLFAAADEVTLAKLGMTGQPMRLENVMSRKKDFLPKFGNMLRGL; from the coding sequence ATGAACAAAGTCTATGTGATCGGACATAAGCACCCGGATACCGACAGCATATGCAGCGCCATCGGCTATGCCGAACTCCTCAACCATGCCGAGCCTGGAAAATACGTCGCCGCCCGTTGCGGCGAAATCAATCCTGAGACCGGGTTCGTGCTCGAACACTTCGGAGCGGAAGAGCCGTATTTTATCGAGAGCGTCGAGCCGAATGTCTCCGACCTCCCGTTCACCTACCCGATCAGCGCCCGCGCCGACGTCCCGACCATCGAGGTCGTCGCAAAGATGGACGAGCAGGGCGTGCGGAACATGCCGATCGTCGACGACGACGACCGTCTCCTCGGTCTGGTCAGTGAGCACGGGCTTGCCCGCGCCTATGTGACCAGGACGAAGATCGAGCAGCTCTCCATCGCGCCCATCAAACTCGAGACTCTTGCGAAGATCCTCAGCGCCGAGATCGTCGTCCCAGGCCCCGACCTCCTGGAAGGCATGGTCTACATCGCCATCGACGCCCTCCATGTCTCGCTCTCCAGACTGGGTGAGCGGGACGTGGCCATCGTCGGCGACAACGAACCCGCGCAACTCGCGCTCATCTCGGCCGGGATCGCCGCCCTCATCATCGCCGACGCATCGCCGGTCGGCGACCGCGTGATTCATGCCGCACAGACCGGCAACATCGCCGTCCTCTCGACCACCCTGGACGCCTTCGGGGTCGGGAAGATGATCAACCTCTCCCTCCCGGCGAGCATGGTGATGGCCACCGACATGCCCAGAGTCGGGACAAACGACCCCCTCGAATATGTCAAGGGTGTCGTCTCCAACTCCAAATACCGGACGGCCTGTGTGGTCGGGGCCGACGACCGTCTCCTCGGGATGATCTCGCGCAACACCTTCGTCGACGAGATCAACAAACCGGTGATCCTGGTCGACCACAACGAATATTCGCAGGCCGTCGACGGGATCGAGAAGGCCGACGTCCTTGAGATCCTCGACCACCACCGCATCGGGGCGTTCTCGACCCTCAAGCCGATCCGGTTCCTCAACGAACCCGTGGGTTCGACCTCGACGATCGTCACCCGCAAGTTCATCGAGGCCGGGATCGAGCCCGACCAGAGGACGGCCGGCCTCCTCCTCTCCGGTATCCTCTCCGACACCCTGGTGCTGCGGATGTCCACGACGACGCCCGAGGACCGGAAGGCCGTCGACTACCTCGCCGCGATTGCAGGGGTCGACCCCGAGGAGTACGGGACAGAGATGGTCCAGCAGGGGATCGAACTCAAGGACGTCCCTCTCCACGACCTCCTCCTCAGGGACACCAAGCACTACAACCTCTTCGACCGGGCGGTGGTCATCGCCCAGGTGATCGTCCCTTCCTTCGAGTACAGCACCGAGCGGGCCGGGGAGATCAGGGGCGTCCTCGAAGGGTTGCGCGCCGAGGCCGGGGCCGACATCTTCATCGCGCTCTTCACCAATGTCTTTGAGAATGCCAGCGACCTCTTCGCCGCCGCCGACGAGGTGACCCTGGCAAAACTGGGGATGACCGGGCAACCTATGCGACTTGAAAACGTGATGTCGCGCAAGAAAGATTTCCTGCCCAAGTTCGGGAATATGCTGCGGGGACTGTGA
- a CDS encoding pyridoxal phosphate-dependent aminotransferase — translation MAGDRFAERVRGIEISGIRKMFEGAGEDAINLGIGQPDFPTPARIREAAKEAIDRGMTGYTMNAGIPELREAVCEKFGRENALSYSPDQVIVTAGASEALHIVMEALVDRGDRVLIADPGFVSYAALAELAGGRAEGLSLDASLHLDVEAAKERMDGARLLVLNTPANPTGMVESEESVKALVEYAGDMGVTVVSDEVYEHFTYGKPHVSAARFGEDVVTINATSKTYSMTGWRLGYMAAPDAVVEECIKVHQYCQACATSISQYAALAALTGDQSPVAAMREEYRARRDLLCSGLAEMGLKFPVPEGAFYAFVPMGHDLFAKIVEKGVIIVPGSAFGTRAPDYARISYAASQDDLRRALARIAEAVLED, via the coding sequence ATGGCTGGAGATAGGTTTGCAGAGCGGGTCCGCGGGATCGAGATCTCGGGGATCAGGAAGATGTTCGAAGGGGCAGGCGAGGACGCGATCAACCTCGGCATCGGCCAGCCCGACTTCCCGACGCCGGCCCGGATCAGGGAAGCGGCGAAGGAGGCGATCGACCGCGGAATGACCGGCTACACGATGAACGCCGGCATTCCGGAGCTGCGCGAGGCGGTCTGCGAGAAGTTCGGGCGCGAGAACGCCCTCTCGTACTCGCCAGATCAGGTGATCGTCACGGCGGGAGCGAGCGAGGCCCTCCATATCGTGATGGAGGCTCTGGTGGACCGGGGCGACCGGGTGCTCATCGCGGATCCGGGTTTTGTCTCCTATGCAGCACTCGCCGAACTTGCCGGCGGCCGGGCCGAAGGGCTCAGCCTCGACGCCTCCCTCCACCTCGACGTGGAGGCGGCGAAGGAGCGGATGGACGGCGCCCGTCTGCTTGTCCTGAACACGCCTGCGAACCCGACCGGGATGGTGGAGAGTGAGGAGTCGGTGAAGGCCCTCGTCGAGTATGCCGGGGACATGGGCGTCACCGTCGTCTCGGACGAGGTCTACGAGCACTTCACCTACGGCAAACCTCACGTGAGTGCGGCGCGCTTCGGCGAGGACGTCGTGACCATCAACGCCACCTCGAAGACCTACTCGATGACCGGGTGGCGTCTGGGCTATATGGCCGCGCCTGATGCGGTGGTGGAGGAGTGCATCAAGGTCCACCAGTATTGCCAGGCCTGCGCCACCTCCATCTCGCAGTATGCGGCGCTGGCGGCACTCACCGGGGACCAGTCGCCGGTGGCGGCGATGCGCGAGGAGTACAGGGCGCGCCGCGACCTCCTCTGTTCCGGGCTTGCCGAGATGGGGTTGAAGTTCCCGGTGCCCGAGGGTGCGTTCTATGCGTTTGTCCCGATGGGCCACGACCTCTTTGCGAAGATCGTCGAGAAGGGAGTGATCATCGTGCCGGGTTCGGCCTTCGGCACTCGCGCGCCCGATTACGCCAGGATCAGTTATGCCGCGTCGCAGGACGATCTGCGGCGGGCGCTGGCCAGGATCGCCGAGGCGGTCCTTGAAGATTAA
- a CDS encoding flavin reductase family protein, with protein sequence MKRSIGAKTLLYPHPVLIICTYDAEGNPNAMNAAWGGICSSNPPSVAVSVQKSRKTYENLTAKQAFTVCIPSAKYVAEADYFGIESGKNTDKIAAAGLTAAKAAQVDAPYIEEFPVVLECRVSQSVEIGVHTQFIGEIVDVRVDESVLGEDGNPAMEKVMPFLYDSACRTYHGVGPEIAKAFSAGRALKK encoded by the coding sequence ATGAAGAGATCAATCGGTGCAAAGACCCTTCTGTATCCGCATCCGGTGCTGATCATCTGCACGTACGACGCCGAGGGCAACCCCAACGCCATGAACGCGGCGTGGGGCGGGATATGCTCCTCGAACCCGCCGTCGGTTGCGGTATCGGTGCAGAAGTCGAGGAAGACCTACGAGAACCTGACGGCAAAACAGGCCTTCACCGTCTGCATCCCCTCCGCGAAGTATGTCGCGGAGGCCGACTACTTCGGGATCGAGTCGGGCAAAAACACCGACAAGATCGCCGCCGCCGGCCTGACCGCGGCGAAGGCGGCGCAGGTGGACGCCCCCTACATCGAGGAGTTCCCGGTCGTCCTTGAGTGCCGGGTCTCGCAGAGCGTCGAGATCGGCGTCCACACCCAGTTCATCGGCGAGATCGTCGACGTCAGGGTGGACGAGTCGGTCCTCGGCGAGGACGGCAACCCCGCGATGGAGAAGGTCATGCCCTTCCTCTACGACTCAGCGTGCCGTACGTACCACGGCGTCGGGCCGGAGATCGCGAAGGCCTTCTCGGCCGGGCGTGCCCTGAAGAAATAA
- a CDS encoding CHASE4 domain-containing protein, with the protein MKLRTHVALVIVLITLSLISGIVLASHYLLLEDLDDVEKAAVERACDLLESHIDREVHALALLAGDYATWDETHTRLTSVETSDFESDYLNKTFIASQVDWLIIFDKEGMPAVHLSFGEANETPDRQTLLSETRRLNLTVINESTEGIVVLPEGPAIVAAAPVLRGSGEGPQAGTLVIGRQLDEEMVQQLSDTAMMPISLVDSGEKITFSVVHPGSPVTNRTEIGISADRKNISGLITIPGLAESPDFIARVDLPRNLYFGGLDAIYTFILLIVTTCSVAGILIILVLDRSLISHFRRMTDVVEAVRQDQDYSRRLPKGHVKEMNLLTSSVNELFGYLEKYLVERENYEQTITESEERYRTLVESAKDGICVIDRDRIIDCNSRSSEMLGRGRESVIQTSLLAYTPEYQPGGRRSEELLEEYTGQAYQGESPCFEWRYLTVDGTPVDVEVTLNHFDLASGSYLLAIVRDISERKQLEQLKSEAFAQIEQNLRQFAVLNDEIRNPLQVIQGLAELDGGEDTEKVLRQVRAINEIVDELDRGYIESDKVREFLRKHYEIGENEE; encoded by the coding sequence ATGAAACTGCGCACCCATGTCGCACTCGTGATCGTCCTGATCACGCTCTCCCTGATCAGCGGCATCGTCCTGGCCTCACACTATCTCCTGCTCGAAGATCTGGACGATGTCGAGAAGGCCGCAGTCGAGAGGGCCTGCGACCTGCTTGAGAGCCATATCGACAGGGAAGTGCATGCCCTGGCTCTCCTTGCGGGCGACTATGCGACCTGGGACGAGACTCACACCCGCCTGACTTCCGTCGAGACTTCCGATTTTGAATCCGATTATCTCAATAAGACTTTTATTGCATCACAGGTCGATTGGCTCATCATTTTCGACAAAGAGGGTATGCCGGCAGTCCATCTCTCCTTCGGGGAGGCAAACGAGACGCCCGACCGGCAGACCCTCCTCTCTGAAACCAGGCGTCTGAACCTGACCGTGATCAACGAGAGCACCGAAGGGATCGTCGTCCTCCCCGAGGGGCCTGCGATCGTCGCCGCCGCCCCGGTGCTCAGGGGTTCGGGCGAAGGACCTCAGGCCGGAACACTGGTCATAGGGCGGCAACTCGACGAGGAGATGGTGCAGCAACTCTCAGACACCGCCATGATGCCGATCTCTCTCGTTGACTCCGGCGAGAAGATCACGTTCAGTGTCGTTCATCCCGGTTCCCCGGTCACCAACAGGACAGAGATCGGGATCTCGGCCGACCGCAAGAACATCTCGGGTCTCATCACCATACCAGGCCTGGCGGAGTCGCCGGACTTCATCGCCAGAGTCGATCTCCCGCGGAACCTCTATTTCGGAGGGCTGGATGCCATCTACACTTTCATCCTTCTGATCGTCACCACCTGCTCGGTCGCAGGGATACTCATCATCCTGGTCCTCGACCGTTCGCTCATCTCCCACTTCAGGAGGATGACCGATGTCGTCGAGGCGGTCCGACAGGACCAGGACTATTCGCGGCGCCTGCCAAAGGGACATGTGAAGGAGATGAATCTCCTCACCTCCTCGGTCAACGAACTCTTCGGATACCTGGAGAAATATCTTGTCGAGCGCGAGAACTACGAGCAAACGATCACAGAGTCGGAGGAGCGGTACCGCACCCTCGTCGAGTCAGCGAAAGACGGCATCTGCGTCATCGACAGGGACCGGATCATCGACTGCAACTCCAGGTCCTCCGAGATGCTCGGGCGCGGGAGGGAGAGCGTGATCCAGACCTCCCTGCTTGCCTACACCCCCGAATACCAGCCTGGCGGCAGGCGCTCAGAAGAGTTGCTGGAGGAATACACCGGGCAGGCCTACCAGGGCGAGTCCCCCTGCTTCGAGTGGCGATACCTGACAGTGGACGGCACACCTGTCGATGTCGAGGTGACCCTGAACCACTTTGACCTGGCCTCGGGTTCGTACCTCCTTGCGATCGTCAGGGACATCTCTGAGCGCAAACAACTTGAACAGTTGAAATCGGAGGCGTTTGCCCAGATCGAACAGAACCTCCGGCAGTTTGCGGTTCTCAACGACGAGATCAGAAACCCTCTCCAGGTCATCCAGGGCCTCGCTGAACTCGACGGCGGGGAGGACACCGAGAAGGTTCTCAGGCAGGTCAGGGCGATCAACGAGATCGTCGACGAACTGGACCGCGGCTATATCGAGTCCGACAAGGTGCGCGAGTTCCTCAGAAAACACTACGAGATCGGGGAAAATGAGGAGTGA
- a CDS encoding mechanosensitive ion channel family protein, with protein sequence MGNALYAILLLFTGLIGSVIIYWVYRLLLKRAERTESKIDDLLVAAMGKPLVITVFVVSIYFSVLYSDLIPARYDYILASEYLNAFYIIIGAWVASSFSYNFIHLYGGWMSARTESEVDDRIIEVLEVVVKYVIWFIAFLLILSTLQIDITPLLAGAGIAGVAVAMAAQDILSNFFGGALIVMDKPFQVRDRIKIDGYLGDVVSIGPRSTRIQTLDYQLVTIPNSMVANSVITNYALPETRLKIKIPVSVAYGTDVKRVKEILLEIADEAVERSAAVLRYPAPSVYFLEFADSSLNFVLIVWAKAFNMSWEVQDFINTRIDERFGEEGIEIPFPQMDVHLRKD encoded by the coding sequence ATGGGAAACGCCCTGTACGCCATTCTTCTCCTTTTTACCGGGCTGATTGGATCGGTAATCATCTACTGGGTCTATCGCCTGCTGCTGAAGCGTGCCGAGCGGACGGAGTCAAAGATCGACGATCTCCTGGTCGCGGCGATGGGAAAACCTCTTGTCATCACGGTTTTTGTCGTCAGCATCTATTTCTCGGTCCTTTACTCTGACCTCATCCCGGCGCGCTATGACTATATCCTGGCATCCGAGTATCTCAACGCCTTCTATATTATCATCGGCGCCTGGGTGGCCTCGAGTTTCTCGTACAACTTCATCCACCTCTATGGCGGGTGGATGTCGGCACGGACTGAGAGCGAGGTCGACGACCGGATCATCGAGGTGCTCGAGGTGGTGGTGAAGTATGTCATCTGGTTCATCGCCTTCCTTCTCATCCTCAGCACCCTGCAGATCGACATCACGCCGCTCCTCGCGGGTGCCGGGATCGCCGGTGTCGCCGTTGCCATGGCGGCGCAAGATATCCTCTCCAACTTCTTCGGCGGCGCGCTCATCGTGATGGACAAGCCCTTCCAGGTGCGGGACAGGATCAAGATCGACGGGTACCTCGGCGACGTGGTCAGCATCGGGCCGCGGAGCACCCGCATCCAGACCCTGGACTACCAACTCGTGACCATCCCCAACTCCATGGTCGCAAACTCAGTCATCACCAACTACGCCCTCCCCGAGACGCGGCTCAAGATCAAGATCCCGGTCTCGGTGGCGTACGGCACCGACGTTAAAAGGGTCAAGGAGATCCTCCTTGAGATCGCCGACGAGGCCGTGGAGCGCTCGGCAGCGGTGCTCAGGTACCCCGCGCCGAGCGTCTACTTCCTGGAGTTTGCAGACTCAAGTCTGAACTTTGTGCTGATCGTCTGGGCAAAGGCCTTCAACATGAGTTGGGAGGTGCAGGACTTCATCAACACCAGGATCGACGAGCGGTTCGGGGAAGAGGGGATCGAGATCCCGTTCCCGCAGATGGACGTGCATCTCAGGAAGGACTGA
- a CDS encoding M42 family metallopeptidase, whose amino-acid sequence MVQEILKKLSNAHGISGSEGSVAEVIRAEVAPFVDEIREDSMGNLITVKKGDDFSIMLAAHMDEIGAMVKYVDEKGFVRFVTIGGWYDPTLYAQRVVLHGTKGPVYGVVGGKPPHVMKEEDRKRPPKVDDMFIDIGATSAEEAAELGIEVGTPVNIDREFCALANKRVTGKAFDNRAGCAMLIETLKTVKSPHTIYGVFTVQEEVGLKGAKTVAYSLNPDCAIATDTTIPGDHPGIEKKDASLEMGAGPVITIVDSNGRGLIANRKVVAWLRQAAEAKEVPFQLEVGKGGTTDATTIHLERGGIPATTLSIPTRYIHSPVEVLDLADIENGVALLVEALKSEPDF is encoded by the coding sequence ATGGTTCAAGAAATCTTGAAAAAACTCTCCAATGCCCACGGGATCTCCGGGAGCGAGGGGAGCGTCGCCGAGGTCATCAGGGCCGAGGTCGCGCCCTTTGTCGACGAGATCAGGGAAGACTCGATGGGTAACCTCATCACGGTCAAGAAGGGCGACGATTTCTCGATCATGCTTGCGGCGCACATGGACGAGATCGGGGCGATGGTCAAGTACGTCGATGAGAAGGGCTTTGTCAGGTTCGTCACCATCGGCGGATGGTACGACCCCACGCTCTATGCCCAGCGGGTCGTGCTCCACGGGACGAAGGGTCCGGTCTACGGTGTGGTCGGCGGCAAGCCGCCCCATGTGATGAAGGAGGAGGACCGCAAGCGCCCGCCCAAGGTGGACGACATGTTCATCGACATCGGTGCGACGTCGGCGGAAGAGGCGGCGGAACTCGGCATCGAGGTCGGCACGCCGGTCAACATCGACCGGGAGTTCTGCGCCCTGGCGAACAAGCGGGTGACCGGGAAGGCCTTCGACAACCGCGCCGGGTGTGCGATGCTCATCGAGACGCTCAAGACGGTCAAGTCCCCGCATACCATCTACGGGGTCTTCACCGTGCAGGAGGAGGTCGGGCTGAAGGGGGCAAAGACTGTCGCCTACTCGCTCAACCCCGACTGCGCCATCGCCACCGACACCACGATCCCTGGCGACCACCCCGGCATCGAGAAGAAGGACGCCTCTCTGGAGATGGGAGCCGGTCCGGTGATCACCATCGTCGACAGCAACGGTCGCGGGCTCATCGCGAACCGCAAGGTCGTCGCATGGCTGCGGCAGGCGGCCGAGGCGAAGGAAGTGCCGTTCCAGCTCGAAGTCGGGAAGGGCGGGACCACCGACGCCACCACCATCCACCTGGAGCGGGGCGGCATCCCGGCGACGACGCTGAGCATCCCGACGAGGTACATCCACTCGCCGGTCGAGGTGCTCGACCTCGCCGATATCGAGAACGGCGTCGCCCTCCTCGTCGAGGCACTGAAGTCCGAACCGGACTTCTGA
- the hypD gene encoding hydrogenase formation protein HypD: MATGDELKAALHDLVDRDYTFMHICGTHEAAIARTGLRSVLPEGLKIVMGPGCPVCITPQGEIDAALKFVEKGCIVATYGDLLRVPGTKGSLESSGGDVRVVQGIHKAVEIAEKTPDKEVVFISVGFETTAPTVAATILARPPENFSILSCHRLVPPAMQWLLEQGEASLDGFLLPGHVCVVTGYEEYEQFPVPQVVAGFEAEDILLGLLMLVKQVKEGRHEVENAYPRAVCREGNRKAMDLMYEVFEPVDVEWRGFPVIPKSGLKLRPEFRQYDALEKFGIEIKHVEKHSGCICDQVLRGVAQPTDCKLFGKVCTPRTPVGPCMVSHEGACKIWNLYHVRHL, translated from the coding sequence ATGGCAACAGGAGACGAACTGAAGGCCGCGCTCCATGACCTGGTGGACCGCGACTACACTTTCATGCATATCTGCGGCACGCACGAGGCGGCCATTGCACGGACCGGGCTGCGCAGCGTCCTCCCCGAGGGCTTGAAGATTGTGATGGGGCCGGGTTGCCCGGTCTGCATCACCCCGCAGGGCGAGATCGACGCCGCCCTGAAGTTTGTGGAGAAAGGGTGCATCGTCGCCACCTACGGCGACCTCCTCCGGGTGCCGGGCACAAAAGGCTCCCTTGAGTCGAGCGGCGGGGACGTGCGCGTGGTCCAGGGCATTCACAAGGCCGTAGAGATCGCGGAGAAGACCCCTGATAAAGAGGTCGTCTTCATCTCGGTCGGGTTCGAGACGACGGCGCCGACGGTGGCGGCGACCATCCTTGCCCGCCCGCCTGAGAATTTCTCCATCCTCTCCTGCCACCGTCTCGTCCCGCCGGCGATGCAGTGGCTGCTCGAACAGGGCGAGGCCTCGCTGGACGGATTTCTCCTCCCCGGCCATGTCTGCGTCGTCACCGGCTACGAGGAGTACGAGCAGTTCCCGGTTCCCCAGGTCGTCGCCGGGTTCGAGGCCGAAGATATCCTGCTTGGCCTCCTGATGCTGGTGAAGCAGGTGAAGGAGGGGCGTCACGAGGTCGAGAACGCCTATCCGCGCGCGGTCTGCCGCGAAGGCAACAGAAAGGCGATGGACCTGATGTACGAAGTCTTCGAACCGGTCGACGTGGAGTGGCGCGGCTTCCCGGTGATCCCGAAGTCAGGGCTGAAGCTCAGGCCCGAGTTCAGGCAGTACGACGCCCTGGAGAAGTTCGGGATCGAGATCAAACATGTGGAAAAACACTCGGGATGCATCTGCGACCAGGTGCTGCGCGGGGTGGCGCAACCCACCGACTGCAAACTCTTCGGAAAGGTCTGCACGCCGAGGACGCCGGTCGGCCCGTGTATGGTCAGCCACGAGGGTGCCTGCAAGATCTGGAACCTCTATCATGTCCGCCACCTCTGA